Proteins encoded together in one Onychomys torridus chromosome 1, mOncTor1.1, whole genome shotgun sequence window:
- the Dpf1 gene encoding zinc finger protein neuro-d4 isoform X2: protein MNEIVARWATERAAQAGLGPRAAAAAPRAGGGPAERAMATAIQNPLKSLGEDFYREAIEHCRSYNARLCAERSLRLPFLDSQTGVAQNNCYIWMEKTHRGPGLAPGQIYTYPARCWRKKRRLNILEDPRLRPCEYKIDCEVPLKKEGGLPEGPVLEALLCAETGEKKVELKEEETIMDCQKQQLLEFPHDLEVEDLEEDIPRRKNRAKGKAYGIGGLRKRQDTASLEDRDKPYVCDICGKRYKNRPGLSYHYTHTHLAEEEGEEHAERHALPFHRKNNHKQFYKELAWVPEAQRKHTAKKAPDGTVIPNGYCDFCLGGSKKTGCPEDLISCADCGRSGHPSCLQFTVNMTAAVRTYRWQCIECKSCSLCGTSENDDQLLFCDDCDRGYHMYCLSPPMAEPPEGSWSCHLCLRHLKEKASAYITLT, encoded by the exons ATGAATGAAATCGTAGCGCGCTGGGCGACAGAGCGGGCGGCGCAGGCCGGGCTGGGCCCGCGCGCGGCGGCAGCGGCGCCCCGGGCCGGAGGCGGCCCAGCCGAACGGGCCATGGCCACCGCCATTCAGAACCCGCTCAAGTC CCTCGGCGAGGACTTCTACCGCGAGGCCATCGAGCATTGCCGCAGCTACAACGCGCGCCTGTGCGCCGAGCGCAGCCTGCGCCTGCCCTTCCTCGACTCGCAGACCGGTGTGGCCCAGAACAACTGCTACATCTGGATGGAGAAGACCCACCGCGGGCCTG GTTTGGCCCCGGGACAGATCTACACTTACCCCGCCCGCTGTTGGAGGAAGAAGCGGAGACTCAACATTCTGGAGGACCCCAGGCTGCGGCCCTGCGAGTACAAGATCG ATTGTGAGGTACCCCTGAAGAAGGAGGGTGGCCTTCCGGAAGGGCCGGTCCTCGAGGCTCTGCTTTGTGCTGAGACAGGAGAGAAGAAGGTCgagctgaaggaggaggagaccATTATGGACTGTCAG AAACAGCAGTTGCTGGAGTTTCCGCATGATCTCGAGGTAGAAGACTTGGAGGAAGACATTCCCAGGAGGAAGAACAGGGCCAAAGGAAAG GCATATGGCATTGGAGGTCTTAGGAAACGCCAGGACACCGCTTCCCTGGAGGACCGAGACAAGCCGTACGTCTGTGATA TCTGTGGGAAGAGGTATAAAAACCGTCCAGGGCTCAGCTACCactacacccacacccacctggctgaggaggagggggaggagcatGCTGAGCGCCACGCCCTGCCCTTCCACCGGAAAAACAACCATAAAC AGTTTTACAAAGAATTGGCCTGGGTCCCCGAGGCACAGAGGAAACACACAG CCAAGAAAGCACCAGACGGCACTGTCATCCCCAATGGCTACTGTGACTTTTGCCTGGGGGGCTCCAAGAAGACTGGGTGTCCTGAGGACCTCATCTCCTGTGCAGATTGTGGGCGATCAG GACATCCCTCGTGTTTACAGTTCACGGTGAACATGACCGCAGCTGTGCGGACCTACCGCTGGCAGTGCATTGAATGCAAGTCCTGCAGTCTGTGTGGTACCTCAGAGAACGAC GACCAGTTGCTGTTCTGTGATGACTGTGATCGAGGTTACCACATGTACTGCCTGAGCCCTCCCATGGCGGAGCCCCCGGAAG GGAGCTGGAGCTGCCACCTCTGTCTTCGACACTTGAAGGAAAAGGCTTCCGCCTACATCACCCTCACttag
- the Dpf1 gene encoding zinc finger protein neuro-d4 isoform X5, with protein sequence MNEIVARWATERAAQAGLGPRAAAAAPRAGGGPAERAMATAIQNPLKSLGEDFYREAIEHCRSYNARLCAERSLRLPFLDSQTGVAQNNCYIWMEKTHRGPGLAPGQIYTYPARCWRKKRRLNILEDPRLRPCEYKIDCEVPLKKEGGLPEGPVLEALLCAETGEKKVELKEEETIMDCQKQQLLEFPHDLEVEDLEEDIPRRKNRAKGKAYGIGGLRKRQDTASLEDRDKPYVCDICGKRYKNRPGLSYHYTHTHLAEEEGEEHAERHALPFHRKNNHKPKKAPDGTVIPNGYCDFCLGGSKKTGCPEDLISCADCGRSGHPSCLQFTVNMTAAVRTYRWQCIECKSCSLCGTSENDGASWAGLTPQDQLLFCDDCDRGYHMYCLSPPMAEPPEGSWSCHLCLRHLKEKASAYITLT encoded by the exons ATGAATGAAATCGTAGCGCGCTGGGCGACAGAGCGGGCGGCGCAGGCCGGGCTGGGCCCGCGCGCGGCGGCAGCGGCGCCCCGGGCCGGAGGCGGCCCAGCCGAACGGGCCATGGCCACCGCCATTCAGAACCCGCTCAAGTC CCTCGGCGAGGACTTCTACCGCGAGGCCATCGAGCATTGCCGCAGCTACAACGCGCGCCTGTGCGCCGAGCGCAGCCTGCGCCTGCCCTTCCTCGACTCGCAGACCGGTGTGGCCCAGAACAACTGCTACATCTGGATGGAGAAGACCCACCGCGGGCCTG GTTTGGCCCCGGGACAGATCTACACTTACCCCGCCCGCTGTTGGAGGAAGAAGCGGAGACTCAACATTCTGGAGGACCCCAGGCTGCGGCCCTGCGAGTACAAGATCG ATTGTGAGGTACCCCTGAAGAAGGAGGGTGGCCTTCCGGAAGGGCCGGTCCTCGAGGCTCTGCTTTGTGCTGAGACAGGAGAGAAGAAGGTCgagctgaaggaggaggagaccATTATGGACTGTCAG AAACAGCAGTTGCTGGAGTTTCCGCATGATCTCGAGGTAGAAGACTTGGAGGAAGACATTCCCAGGAGGAAGAACAGGGCCAAAGGAAAG GCATATGGCATTGGAGGTCTTAGGAAACGCCAGGACACCGCTTCCCTGGAGGACCGAGACAAGCCGTACGTCTGTGATA TCTGTGGGAAGAGGTATAAAAACCGTCCAGGGCTCAGCTACCactacacccacacccacctggctgaggaggagggggaggagcatGCTGAGCGCCACGCCCTGCCCTTCCACCGGAAAAACAACCATAAAC CCAAGAAAGCACCAGACGGCACTGTCATCCCCAATGGCTACTGTGACTTTTGCCTGGGGGGCTCCAAGAAGACTGGGTGTCCTGAGGACCTCATCTCCTGTGCAGATTGTGGGCGATCAG GACATCCCTCGTGTTTACAGTTCACGGTGAACATGACCGCAGCTGTGCGGACCTACCGCTGGCAGTGCATTGAATGCAAGTCCTGCAGTCTGTGTGGTACCTCAGAGAACGAC GGTGCCAGCTGGGCGGGTCTCACCCCCCAGGACCAGTTGCTGTTCTGTGATGACTGTGATCGAGGTTACCACATGTACTGCCTGAGCCCTCCCATGGCGGAGCCCCCGGAAG GGAGCTGGAGCTGCCACCTCTGTCTTCGACACTTGAAGGAAAAGGCTTCCGCCTACATCACCCTCACttag
- the Dpf1 gene encoding zinc finger protein neuro-d4 isoform X6, with the protein MGGLSARPTAGRTDPAGTCWGQDPGSKMATVIPGPLSLGEDFYREAIEHCRSYNARLCAERSLRLPFLDSQTGVAQNNCYIWMEKTHRGPGLAPGQIYTYPARCWRKKRRLNILEDPRLRPCEYKIDCEVPLKKEGGLPEGPVLEALLCAETGEKKVELKEEETIMDCQKQQLLEFPHDLEVEDLEEDIPRRKNRAKGKAYGIGGLRKRQDTASLEDRDKPYVCDICGKRYKNRPGLSYHYTHTHLAEEEGEEHAERHALPFHRKNNHKQFYKELAWVPEAQRKHTAKKAPDGTVIPNGYCDFCLGGSKKTGCPEDLISCADCGRSGHPSCLQFTVNMTAAVRTYRWQCIECKSCSLCGTSENDDQLLFCDDCDRGYHMYCLSPPMAEPPEGSWSCHLCLRHLKEKASAYITLT; encoded by the exons ATGGGCGGCCTCAGCGCCCGCCCGACCGCTGGGAGGACCGACCCGGCAGGGACCTGCTGGGGGCAGGACCCGGGGAGCAAGATGGCCACGGTCATCCCCGGCCCCCTGAG CCTCGGCGAGGACTTCTACCGCGAGGCCATCGAGCATTGCCGCAGCTACAACGCGCGCCTGTGCGCCGAGCGCAGCCTGCGCCTGCCCTTCCTCGACTCGCAGACCGGTGTGGCCCAGAACAACTGCTACATCTGGATGGAGAAGACCCACCGCGGGCCTG GTTTGGCCCCGGGACAGATCTACACTTACCCCGCCCGCTGTTGGAGGAAGAAGCGGAGACTCAACATTCTGGAGGACCCCAGGCTGCGGCCCTGCGAGTACAAGATCG ATTGTGAGGTACCCCTGAAGAAGGAGGGTGGCCTTCCGGAAGGGCCGGTCCTCGAGGCTCTGCTTTGTGCTGAGACAGGAGAGAAGAAGGTCgagctgaaggaggaggagaccATTATGGACTGTCAG AAACAGCAGTTGCTGGAGTTTCCGCATGATCTCGAGGTAGAAGACTTGGAGGAAGACATTCCCAGGAGGAAGAACAGGGCCAAAGGAAAG GCATATGGCATTGGAGGTCTTAGGAAACGCCAGGACACCGCTTCCCTGGAGGACCGAGACAAGCCGTACGTCTGTGATA TCTGTGGGAAGAGGTATAAAAACCGTCCAGGGCTCAGCTACCactacacccacacccacctggctgaggaggagggggaggagcatGCTGAGCGCCACGCCCTGCCCTTCCACCGGAAAAACAACCATAAAC AGTTTTACAAAGAATTGGCCTGGGTCCCCGAGGCACAGAGGAAACACACAG CCAAGAAAGCACCAGACGGCACTGTCATCCCCAATGGCTACTGTGACTTTTGCCTGGGGGGCTCCAAGAAGACTGGGTGTCCTGAGGACCTCATCTCCTGTGCAGATTGTGGGCGATCAG GACATCCCTCGTGTTTACAGTTCACGGTGAACATGACCGCAGCTGTGCGGACCTACCGCTGGCAGTGCATTGAATGCAAGTCCTGCAGTCTGTGTGGTACCTCAGAGAACGAC GACCAGTTGCTGTTCTGTGATGACTGTGATCGAGGTTACCACATGTACTGCCTGAGCCCTCCCATGGCGGAGCCCCCGGAAG GGAGCTGGAGCTGCCACCTCTGTCTTCGACACTTGAAGGAAAAGGCTTCCGCCTACATCACCCTCACttag
- the Dpf1 gene encoding zinc finger protein neuro-d4 isoform X7 — protein sequence MNEIVARWATERAAQAGLGPRAAAAAPRAGGGPAERAMATAIQNPLKSLGEDFYREAIEHCRSYNARLCAERSLRLPFLDSQTGVAQNNCYIWMEKTHRGPGLAPGQIYTYPARCWRKKRRLNILEDPRLRPCEYKIDCEVPLKKEGGLPEGPVLEALLCAETGEKKVELKEEETIMDCQKQQLLEFPHDLEVEDLEEDIPRRKNRAKGKAYGIGGLRKRQDTASLEDRDKPYVCDICGKRYKNRPGLSYHYTHTHLAEEEGEEHAERHALPFHRKNNHKPKKAPDGTVIPNGYCDFCLGGSKKTGCPEDLISCADCGRSGHPSCLQFTVNMTAAVRTYRWQCIECKSCSLCGTSENDDQLLFCDDCDRGYHMYCLSPPMAEPPEGSWSCHLCLRHLKEKASAYITLT from the exons ATGAATGAAATCGTAGCGCGCTGGGCGACAGAGCGGGCGGCGCAGGCCGGGCTGGGCCCGCGCGCGGCGGCAGCGGCGCCCCGGGCCGGAGGCGGCCCAGCCGAACGGGCCATGGCCACCGCCATTCAGAACCCGCTCAAGTC CCTCGGCGAGGACTTCTACCGCGAGGCCATCGAGCATTGCCGCAGCTACAACGCGCGCCTGTGCGCCGAGCGCAGCCTGCGCCTGCCCTTCCTCGACTCGCAGACCGGTGTGGCCCAGAACAACTGCTACATCTGGATGGAGAAGACCCACCGCGGGCCTG GTTTGGCCCCGGGACAGATCTACACTTACCCCGCCCGCTGTTGGAGGAAGAAGCGGAGACTCAACATTCTGGAGGACCCCAGGCTGCGGCCCTGCGAGTACAAGATCG ATTGTGAGGTACCCCTGAAGAAGGAGGGTGGCCTTCCGGAAGGGCCGGTCCTCGAGGCTCTGCTTTGTGCTGAGACAGGAGAGAAGAAGGTCgagctgaaggaggaggagaccATTATGGACTGTCAG AAACAGCAGTTGCTGGAGTTTCCGCATGATCTCGAGGTAGAAGACTTGGAGGAAGACATTCCCAGGAGGAAGAACAGGGCCAAAGGAAAG GCATATGGCATTGGAGGTCTTAGGAAACGCCAGGACACCGCTTCCCTGGAGGACCGAGACAAGCCGTACGTCTGTGATA TCTGTGGGAAGAGGTATAAAAACCGTCCAGGGCTCAGCTACCactacacccacacccacctggctgaggaggagggggaggagcatGCTGAGCGCCACGCCCTGCCCTTCCACCGGAAAAACAACCATAAAC CCAAGAAAGCACCAGACGGCACTGTCATCCCCAATGGCTACTGTGACTTTTGCCTGGGGGGCTCCAAGAAGACTGGGTGTCCTGAGGACCTCATCTCCTGTGCAGATTGTGGGCGATCAG GACATCCCTCGTGTTTACAGTTCACGGTGAACATGACCGCAGCTGTGCGGACCTACCGCTGGCAGTGCATTGAATGCAAGTCCTGCAGTCTGTGTGGTACCTCAGAGAACGAC GACCAGTTGCTGTTCTGTGATGACTGTGATCGAGGTTACCACATGTACTGCCTGAGCCCTCCCATGGCGGAGCCCCCGGAAG GGAGCTGGAGCTGCCACCTCTGTCTTCGACACTTGAAGGAAAAGGCTTCCGCCTACATCACCCTCACttag
- the Dpf1 gene encoding zinc finger protein neuro-d4 isoform X3: MGGLSARPTAGRTDPAGTCWGQDPGSKMATVIPGPLRCLGEDFYREAIEHCRSYNARLCAERSLRLPFLDSQTGVAQNNCYIWMEKTHRGPGLAPGQIYTYPARCWRKKRRLNILEDPRLRPCEYKIDCEVPLKKEGGLPEGPVLEALLCAETGEKKVELKEEETIMDCQKQQLLEFPHDLEVEDLEEDIPRRKNRAKGKAYGIGGLRKRQDTASLEDRDKPYVCDICGKRYKNRPGLSYHYTHTHLAEEEGEEHAERHALPFHRKNNHKQFYKELAWVPEAQRKHTAKKAPDGTVIPNGYCDFCLGGSKKTGCPEDLISCADCGRSGHPSCLQFTVNMTAAVRTYRWQCIECKSCSLCGTSENDGASWAGLTPQDQLLFCDDCDRGYHMYCLSPPMAEPPEGSWSCHLCLRHLKEKASAYITLT, from the exons ATGGGCGGCCTCAGCGCCCGCCCGACCGCTGGGAGGACCGACCCGGCAGGGACCTGCTGGGGGCAGGACCCGGGGAGCAAGATGGCCACGGTCATCCCCGGCCCCCTGAGGTG CCTCGGCGAGGACTTCTACCGCGAGGCCATCGAGCATTGCCGCAGCTACAACGCGCGCCTGTGCGCCGAGCGCAGCCTGCGCCTGCCCTTCCTCGACTCGCAGACCGGTGTGGCCCAGAACAACTGCTACATCTGGATGGAGAAGACCCACCGCGGGCCTG GTTTGGCCCCGGGACAGATCTACACTTACCCCGCCCGCTGTTGGAGGAAGAAGCGGAGACTCAACATTCTGGAGGACCCCAGGCTGCGGCCCTGCGAGTACAAGATCG ATTGTGAGGTACCCCTGAAGAAGGAGGGTGGCCTTCCGGAAGGGCCGGTCCTCGAGGCTCTGCTTTGTGCTGAGACAGGAGAGAAGAAGGTCgagctgaaggaggaggagaccATTATGGACTGTCAG AAACAGCAGTTGCTGGAGTTTCCGCATGATCTCGAGGTAGAAGACTTGGAGGAAGACATTCCCAGGAGGAAGAACAGGGCCAAAGGAAAG GCATATGGCATTGGAGGTCTTAGGAAACGCCAGGACACCGCTTCCCTGGAGGACCGAGACAAGCCGTACGTCTGTGATA TCTGTGGGAAGAGGTATAAAAACCGTCCAGGGCTCAGCTACCactacacccacacccacctggctgaggaggagggggaggagcatGCTGAGCGCCACGCCCTGCCCTTCCACCGGAAAAACAACCATAAAC AGTTTTACAAAGAATTGGCCTGGGTCCCCGAGGCACAGAGGAAACACACAG CCAAGAAAGCACCAGACGGCACTGTCATCCCCAATGGCTACTGTGACTTTTGCCTGGGGGGCTCCAAGAAGACTGGGTGTCCTGAGGACCTCATCTCCTGTGCAGATTGTGGGCGATCAG GACATCCCTCGTGTTTACAGTTCACGGTGAACATGACCGCAGCTGTGCGGACCTACCGCTGGCAGTGCATTGAATGCAAGTCCTGCAGTCTGTGTGGTACCTCAGAGAACGAC GGTGCCAGCTGGGCGGGTCTCACCCCCCAGGACCAGTTGCTGTTCTGTGATGACTGTGATCGAGGTTACCACATGTACTGCCTGAGCCCTCCCATGGCGGAGCCCCCGGAAG GGAGCTGGAGCTGCCACCTCTGTCTTCGACACTTGAAGGAAAAGGCTTCCGCCTACATCACCCTCACttag
- the Dpf1 gene encoding zinc finger protein neuro-d4 isoform X4 has product MGGLSARPTAGRTDPAGTCWGQDPGSKMATVIPGPLSLGEDFYREAIEHCRSYNARLCAERSLRLPFLDSQTGVAQNNCYIWMEKTHRGPGLAPGQIYTYPARCWRKKRRLNILEDPRLRPCEYKIDCEVPLKKEGGLPEGPVLEALLCAETGEKKVELKEEETIMDCQKQQLLEFPHDLEVEDLEEDIPRRKNRAKGKAYGIGGLRKRQDTASLEDRDKPYVCDICGKRYKNRPGLSYHYTHTHLAEEEGEEHAERHALPFHRKNNHKQFYKELAWVPEAQRKHTAKKAPDGTVIPNGYCDFCLGGSKKTGCPEDLISCADCGRSGHPSCLQFTVNMTAAVRTYRWQCIECKSCSLCGTSENDGASWAGLTPQDQLLFCDDCDRGYHMYCLSPPMAEPPEGSWSCHLCLRHLKEKASAYITLT; this is encoded by the exons ATGGGCGGCCTCAGCGCCCGCCCGACCGCTGGGAGGACCGACCCGGCAGGGACCTGCTGGGGGCAGGACCCGGGGAGCAAGATGGCCACGGTCATCCCCGGCCCCCTGAG CCTCGGCGAGGACTTCTACCGCGAGGCCATCGAGCATTGCCGCAGCTACAACGCGCGCCTGTGCGCCGAGCGCAGCCTGCGCCTGCCCTTCCTCGACTCGCAGACCGGTGTGGCCCAGAACAACTGCTACATCTGGATGGAGAAGACCCACCGCGGGCCTG GTTTGGCCCCGGGACAGATCTACACTTACCCCGCCCGCTGTTGGAGGAAGAAGCGGAGACTCAACATTCTGGAGGACCCCAGGCTGCGGCCCTGCGAGTACAAGATCG ATTGTGAGGTACCCCTGAAGAAGGAGGGTGGCCTTCCGGAAGGGCCGGTCCTCGAGGCTCTGCTTTGTGCTGAGACAGGAGAGAAGAAGGTCgagctgaaggaggaggagaccATTATGGACTGTCAG AAACAGCAGTTGCTGGAGTTTCCGCATGATCTCGAGGTAGAAGACTTGGAGGAAGACATTCCCAGGAGGAAGAACAGGGCCAAAGGAAAG GCATATGGCATTGGAGGTCTTAGGAAACGCCAGGACACCGCTTCCCTGGAGGACCGAGACAAGCCGTACGTCTGTGATA TCTGTGGGAAGAGGTATAAAAACCGTCCAGGGCTCAGCTACCactacacccacacccacctggctgaggaggagggggaggagcatGCTGAGCGCCACGCCCTGCCCTTCCACCGGAAAAACAACCATAAAC AGTTTTACAAAGAATTGGCCTGGGTCCCCGAGGCACAGAGGAAACACACAG CCAAGAAAGCACCAGACGGCACTGTCATCCCCAATGGCTACTGTGACTTTTGCCTGGGGGGCTCCAAGAAGACTGGGTGTCCTGAGGACCTCATCTCCTGTGCAGATTGTGGGCGATCAG GACATCCCTCGTGTTTACAGTTCACGGTGAACATGACCGCAGCTGTGCGGACCTACCGCTGGCAGTGCATTGAATGCAAGTCCTGCAGTCTGTGTGGTACCTCAGAGAACGAC GGTGCCAGCTGGGCGGGTCTCACCCCCCAGGACCAGTTGCTGTTCTGTGATGACTGTGATCGAGGTTACCACATGTACTGCCTGAGCCCTCCCATGGCGGAGCCCCCGGAAG GGAGCTGGAGCTGCCACCTCTGTCTTCGACACTTGAAGGAAAAGGCTTCCGCCTACATCACCCTCACttag
- the Dpf1 gene encoding zinc finger protein neuro-d4 isoform X8, whose product MNEIVARWATERAAQAGLGPRAAAAAPRAGGGPAERAMATAIQNPLKSLGEDFYREAIEHCRSYNARLCAERSLRLPFLDSQTGVAQNNCYIWMEKTHRGPGLAPGQIYTYPARCWRKKRRLNILEDPRLRPCEYKIDCEVPLKKEGGLPEGPVLEALLCAETGEKKVELKEEETIMDCQAYGIGGLRKRQDTASLEDRDKPYVCDICGKRYKNRPGLSYHYTHTHLAEEEGEEHAERHALPFHRKNNHKQFYKELAWVPEAQRKHTAKKAPDGTVIPNGYCDFCLGGSKKTGCPEDLISCADCGRSGHPSCLQFTVNMTAAVRTYRWQCIECKSCSLCGTSENDGASWAGLTPQDQLLFCDDCDRGYHMYCLSPPMAEPPEGSWSCHLCLRHLKEKASAYITLT is encoded by the exons ATGAATGAAATCGTAGCGCGCTGGGCGACAGAGCGGGCGGCGCAGGCCGGGCTGGGCCCGCGCGCGGCGGCAGCGGCGCCCCGGGCCGGAGGCGGCCCAGCCGAACGGGCCATGGCCACCGCCATTCAGAACCCGCTCAAGTC CCTCGGCGAGGACTTCTACCGCGAGGCCATCGAGCATTGCCGCAGCTACAACGCGCGCCTGTGCGCCGAGCGCAGCCTGCGCCTGCCCTTCCTCGACTCGCAGACCGGTGTGGCCCAGAACAACTGCTACATCTGGATGGAGAAGACCCACCGCGGGCCTG GTTTGGCCCCGGGACAGATCTACACTTACCCCGCCCGCTGTTGGAGGAAGAAGCGGAGACTCAACATTCTGGAGGACCCCAGGCTGCGGCCCTGCGAGTACAAGATCG ATTGTGAGGTACCCCTGAAGAAGGAGGGTGGCCTTCCGGAAGGGCCGGTCCTCGAGGCTCTGCTTTGTGCTGAGACAGGAGAGAAGAAGGTCgagctgaaggaggaggagaccATTATGGACTGTCAG GCATATGGCATTGGAGGTCTTAGGAAACGCCAGGACACCGCTTCCCTGGAGGACCGAGACAAGCCGTACGTCTGTGATA TCTGTGGGAAGAGGTATAAAAACCGTCCAGGGCTCAGCTACCactacacccacacccacctggctgaggaggagggggaggagcatGCTGAGCGCCACGCCCTGCCCTTCCACCGGAAAAACAACCATAAAC AGTTTTACAAAGAATTGGCCTGGGTCCCCGAGGCACAGAGGAAACACACAG CCAAGAAAGCACCAGACGGCACTGTCATCCCCAATGGCTACTGTGACTTTTGCCTGGGGGGCTCCAAGAAGACTGGGTGTCCTGAGGACCTCATCTCCTGTGCAGATTGTGGGCGATCAG GACATCCCTCGTGTTTACAGTTCACGGTGAACATGACCGCAGCTGTGCGGACCTACCGCTGGCAGTGCATTGAATGCAAGTCCTGCAGTCTGTGTGGTACCTCAGAGAACGAC GGTGCCAGCTGGGCGGGTCTCACCCCCCAGGACCAGTTGCTGTTCTGTGATGACTGTGATCGAGGTTACCACATGTACTGCCTGAGCCCTCCCATGGCGGAGCCCCCGGAAG GGAGCTGGAGCTGCCACCTCTGTCTTCGACACTTGAAGGAAAAGGCTTCCGCCTACATCACCCTCACttag
- the Dpf1 gene encoding zinc finger protein neuro-d4 isoform X1 has translation MNEIVARWATERAAQAGLGPRAAAAAPRAGGGPAERAMATAIQNPLKSLGEDFYREAIEHCRSYNARLCAERSLRLPFLDSQTGVAQNNCYIWMEKTHRGPGLAPGQIYTYPARCWRKKRRLNILEDPRLRPCEYKIDCEVPLKKEGGLPEGPVLEALLCAETGEKKVELKEEETIMDCQKQQLLEFPHDLEVEDLEEDIPRRKNRAKGKAYGIGGLRKRQDTASLEDRDKPYVCDICGKRYKNRPGLSYHYTHTHLAEEEGEEHAERHALPFHRKNNHKQFYKELAWVPEAQRKHTAKKAPDGTVIPNGYCDFCLGGSKKTGCPEDLISCADCGRSGHPSCLQFTVNMTAAVRTYRWQCIECKSCSLCGTSENDGASWAGLTPQDQLLFCDDCDRGYHMYCLSPPMAEPPEGSWSCHLCLRHLKEKASAYITLT, from the exons ATGAATGAAATCGTAGCGCGCTGGGCGACAGAGCGGGCGGCGCAGGCCGGGCTGGGCCCGCGCGCGGCGGCAGCGGCGCCCCGGGCCGGAGGCGGCCCAGCCGAACGGGCCATGGCCACCGCCATTCAGAACCCGCTCAAGTC CCTCGGCGAGGACTTCTACCGCGAGGCCATCGAGCATTGCCGCAGCTACAACGCGCGCCTGTGCGCCGAGCGCAGCCTGCGCCTGCCCTTCCTCGACTCGCAGACCGGTGTGGCCCAGAACAACTGCTACATCTGGATGGAGAAGACCCACCGCGGGCCTG GTTTGGCCCCGGGACAGATCTACACTTACCCCGCCCGCTGTTGGAGGAAGAAGCGGAGACTCAACATTCTGGAGGACCCCAGGCTGCGGCCCTGCGAGTACAAGATCG ATTGTGAGGTACCCCTGAAGAAGGAGGGTGGCCTTCCGGAAGGGCCGGTCCTCGAGGCTCTGCTTTGTGCTGAGACAGGAGAGAAGAAGGTCgagctgaaggaggaggagaccATTATGGACTGTCAG AAACAGCAGTTGCTGGAGTTTCCGCATGATCTCGAGGTAGAAGACTTGGAGGAAGACATTCCCAGGAGGAAGAACAGGGCCAAAGGAAAG GCATATGGCATTGGAGGTCTTAGGAAACGCCAGGACACCGCTTCCCTGGAGGACCGAGACAAGCCGTACGTCTGTGATA TCTGTGGGAAGAGGTATAAAAACCGTCCAGGGCTCAGCTACCactacacccacacccacctggctgaggaggagggggaggagcatGCTGAGCGCCACGCCCTGCCCTTCCACCGGAAAAACAACCATAAAC AGTTTTACAAAGAATTGGCCTGGGTCCCCGAGGCACAGAGGAAACACACAG CCAAGAAAGCACCAGACGGCACTGTCATCCCCAATGGCTACTGTGACTTTTGCCTGGGGGGCTCCAAGAAGACTGGGTGTCCTGAGGACCTCATCTCCTGTGCAGATTGTGGGCGATCAG GACATCCCTCGTGTTTACAGTTCACGGTGAACATGACCGCAGCTGTGCGGACCTACCGCTGGCAGTGCATTGAATGCAAGTCCTGCAGTCTGTGTGGTACCTCAGAGAACGAC GGTGCCAGCTGGGCGGGTCTCACCCCCCAGGACCAGTTGCTGTTCTGTGATGACTGTGATCGAGGTTACCACATGTACTGCCTGAGCCCTCCCATGGCGGAGCCCCCGGAAG GGAGCTGGAGCTGCCACCTCTGTCTTCGACACTTGAAGGAAAAGGCTTCCGCCTACATCACCCTCACttag